A genome region from Sus scrofa isolate TJ Tabasco breed Duroc unplaced genomic scaffold, Sscrofa11.1 Contig1206, whole genome shotgun sequence includes the following:
- the CARD9 gene encoding caspase recruitment domain-containing protein 9 isoform X6: MSDYENEDECWSGLEGFRVKLISVIDPARITPYLRQCKVLSPDDEEQVLSDPSLVIRKRKVGVLLDILQRTGHKGYVAFLESLELYYPQLYKKVTGKEPTRVFSVIIDASGESGLTQLLMSEVMKLQKKAQDLTALLGSKDDLIKELRVKDGLLRKHQERAQRLKEACEAGGRELQRCKDENYDLALRLARQSEERGTALMRNRDLQLEIDRLKHSLMKAEDDCSVERKHTLKLRHAMEQRPSQELLWELQQEKALLQARVQGLEASVQVLEEDWRQAQRDLQEQTRTVFSLRKDLRQAEAQRARCLEEKEVFELQCLALRKDSKMYKDRIEAILRQMEEVAVERDQAIVTREELHAQQARSLQEKDVLRKQVRELSEKVDELQLQLFQREGQLLALEDRLRRQQLDTPVLSSDLEDSSPRSSQELSLPRDLEEDAQLSDRGGPAIEESLEQQKERLSLTPTDAGLGRGEPPEKEKGRRRLKESFENYRRKRALRKMQHGSRQGEVDWENTTGSDNTDTEGP; this comes from the exons ATGTCCGACTACGAGAACGAGGACGAGTGCTGGAGCGGCCTGGAGGGCTTCCGCGTGAAGCTCATCTCCGTCATCGACCCCGCCCGCATCACGCCCTACCTGCGCCAGTGCAAGGTCCTGAGCCCCGACGACGAGGAGCAGGTGCTCAGTGACCCCAGCCTGGTCATCCGCAAGCGGAAAGTGG GCGTGCTCCTGGACATCCTGCAACGCACCGGCCACAAGGGCTACGTGGCCTTCCTCGAGAGCCTGGAGCTCTACTACCCGCAGCTCTACAAGAAGGTCACGGGCAAGGAGCCCACCCGCGTCTTCTCCGTCATCATTG ACGCGTCTGGGGAGTCCGGCCTGACGCAGCTGCTGATGAGCGAGGTGATGAAGCTGCAGAAGAAGGCGCAGGACCTGACGGCGCTGCTGGGCTCCAAGGACGACCTCATCAAGGAGCTGCGCGTGAAGGACGGCCTGCTGCGCAAGCACCAGGAGCGCGCGCAGAGGCTCAAGGAGGCCTGCGAGGCCGGCGGCCGCGAGCTCCAGCGCTGCAAGGACGAGAACTACGACCTGGCCCTGCGCCTGGCCCGTCAGAGCGAGGAGAGGGGCACCGCGCTCATGCGCAACCGAGACCTGCAGCTGGAG ATCGATCGGCTCAAGCACAGCCTCATGAAGGCCGAGGACGACTGCTCGGTGGAGCGCAAGCACACGCTGAAGCTCCGGCACGCCATGGAGCAGCGGCCCAGCCAGGAGCTGCTGTGGGAGCTGCAGCAGGAGAAGGCGCTGCTGCAGGCCCGGGTGCAGGGCCTGGAGGCCTCCGTGCAG GTGCTGGAGGAGGACTGGCGGCAGGCGCAGCGGGACCTCCAGGAGCAGACCCGCACCGTGTTCTCCCTGCGCAAGGACCTGCGCCAGGCCGAGGCCCAGCGCGCCCGG TgcctggaggagaaggaggtgtTCGAGCTGCAGTGCCTGGCCCTTCGGAAGGACTCCAAGATGTACAAGGACCGCATCGAGGCCatcctgcggcagatggaggaGGTCGCCGTCGAGCGGGACCAG GCCATCGTGACGCGGGAGGAGCTGCACGCGCAGCAGGCCCGCAGCCTGCAGGAGAAGGACGTGCTGCGGAAGCAGGTCCGCGAGCTGAGCGAGAAGGTGGacgagctgcagctccagctgttCCAGCGCGAGGGCCAGCTGCTGGCTCTGGAGGACAGGCTCAGGCGGCAGCAGCTGGATACACCTGTCCTG AGCTCTGACCTGGAGGACAGCTCTCCCCGGAGCTCCCAGGAG CTCTCGCTCCCGCGGGACCTGGAGGAGGACGCCCAGCTCTCAGACAGAG GTGGCCCGGCCATTGAGGAGAGTCTGGAGCAGCAGAAGGAGCGGCTTTCGCTGACCCCCACC GACGCAGGCCTGGGCCGCGGGGAGCCCCCGGAGAAGGAGAAGGGGCGGCGGCGCCTCAAGGAGAGCTTCGAGAACTACCGCAG GAAGCGGGCCCTCAGGAAGATGCAGCACGGCTCGAGGCAGGGGGAGGTGGACTGGGAGAACACCACGGGCAGCGACAACACCGACACCGAGGGCCCCTAG